A genomic segment from Candidatus Methylomirabilota bacterium encodes:
- a CDS encoding TolC family protein: MMQVRFRLLLALALTLVASAAPVGAQTPAPTTPAPTGPTPVPGTSTMPAPATPAMAMPPREPLTPPAGIRPFATPQEIVGRELGLEEAVNIGLENAPVIVARIGDYIAAQQRVNQALSPMFPQLSSSGNFGRARQISPASGGSATNDFGSINATLSQLLWDFGRTWAAKDVAKYTADAVKELLETQKLDIAQLVKTQYFTLLLSKRLVQVNLAALERAEVNLRSAQGFFQVGTQPKSFVTRAEVDVANARVNVIRAQNAVNLARVALNTAMGIAINSPTEVRDLLSYQQYPTDRSQLVSEALRNRPEYRQVRAQFDAAEASVRQTFRDFFPNLFASGTYGIAGVSGGPAFNQRVTNGFVDYGNQWNVGLTLNWNIFDGGNRIARYKEAKANVEASQARVRDTELQIWQNVEQSYLNLGESEARIGAAQKAVESAGENYQLARGRFDAGVANIIELTDAQLALTQAQSDEAQALADYRIAIARLERALGRH, encoded by the coding sequence ATGATGCAGGTGCGCTTCCGTCTTCTCCTGGCTCTGGCCCTGACCCTGGTGGCGTCAGCGGCGCCGGTCGGGGCCCAGACCCCCGCGCCGACCACTCCGGCGCCGACCGGCCCCACGCCGGTCCCGGGTACCAGCACCATGCCGGCGCCGGCCACCCCGGCCATGGCGATGCCGCCACGCGAGCCGCTGACCCCGCCCGCCGGAATCCGCCCCTTCGCGACGCCGCAGGAGATCGTCGGCCGCGAGCTGGGGCTCGAGGAAGCGGTGAACATCGGGCTCGAGAACGCGCCGGTGATCGTGGCCCGCATCGGCGACTACATCGCGGCCCAGCAGCGCGTGAACCAGGCGCTGAGCCCGATGTTCCCGCAGCTCAGCAGCAGCGGGAACTTCGGTCGCGCCCGGCAGATCAGCCCGGCCAGCGGCGGCTCCGCCACCAACGACTTCGGCTCCATCAACGCGACCCTCTCCCAGCTCCTGTGGGACTTCGGCCGGACCTGGGCCGCCAAGGACGTGGCCAAGTACACCGCCGACGCGGTCAAGGAGCTGCTGGAGACCCAGAAGCTCGACATCGCGCAGCTCGTGAAGACGCAGTACTTCACCCTGCTGCTCTCCAAGCGGCTGGTCCAGGTCAACCTGGCCGCCCTCGAGCGCGCCGAGGTCAACCTGCGCAGCGCCCAGGGATTCTTCCAGGTCGGCACCCAGCCGAAATCGTTCGTGACCCGCGCCGAGGTCGATGTGGCCAACGCGCGCGTGAACGTCATCCGCGCCCAGAACGCGGTGAACCTGGCCCGGGTAGCGCTCAATACCGCGATGGGGATCGCGATCAACTCGCCCACCGAGGTGCGCGACCTGCTCTCGTACCAGCAGTACCCGACCGACCGGTCGCAGCTCGTCTCGGAGGCGCTCCGAAACCGGCCCGAGTACCGTCAGGTGAGGGCCCAGTTCGACGCGGCGGAGGCGTCGGTGCGGCAGACGTTCCGCGACTTCTTCCCGAATCTGTTCGCGAGCGGGACGTACGGGATCGCCGGGGTGTCCGGCGGGCCGGCCTTCAACCAGCGGGTCACCAACGGCTTCGTCGACTACGGCAACCAGTGGAACGTGGGCCTGACGCTGAACTGGAACATCTTCGACGGCGGCAACCGCATCGCCCGTTACAAGGAGGCCAAGGCCAACGTCGAAGCCTCCCAGGCGCGCGTGCGCGACACCGAGCTGCAGATCTGGCAGAACGTGGAGCAGTCGTACCTGAACCTGGGCGAATCCGAGGCGCGCATCGGCGCGGCCCAGAAGGCGGTGGAGTCGGCGGGCGAGAACTACCAGCTGGCGCGCGGGCGCTTCGACGCGGGGGTGGCCAACATCATCGAGCTCACCGACGCGCAGCTGGCCCTGACCCAGGCGCAGTCCGACGAGGCGCAGGCCCTCGCCGACTACCGGATCGCGATCGCGCGGCTGGAGCGCGCGCTCGGCCGACACTAG